In the Dolichospermum flos-aquae CCAP 1403/13F genome, ATTGAAGCGAACCGCACCCCTCCCAGCTACAAAAATTTTATAATCATCAGGTCCTTCCCAGCGATGATCTGGGCTTAATTCTAGGGTTTCTTTAATCCATTGAAGATTGCTTTTTTTCCGCTTGGCCATAGTTTTAATAAGGGATTAAATTTTAACTGACATTTATCAAACTTATGTTGGAAACATATTTTTACGTTTCTATTTCCAATCCTACACCATCATAAAGTATTTCTATGGGAAATTCAAATTCAATACTTGATAAAGTGATGATGTCTCCAGTAGTGTAGGGATAGTAAAGCCACATTCTTCCTTCTCCTCGACAGTAACGTTCAACAGATATTTTTTCGGAATCAATCAAGATGTATTCTTGTAAACTAGGCATTGTTAAATAATATCTGAATTTTTCTCCTCTATCTTTATTACTTGTACCAGGAGAAAGAACTTCAACAATCAATTTAGGGTTTTGAATAAATTTGCGGGCATTAAGGTCATCAGGGTGACAACTAACGATAAGATCAGGATAGAAGTATGGGCTTTTAGGGGTAACTTGCACTTTTACATCTGATACATTGACTCGACAACCTCTAGGACGGAGATGAGAATATAGAGGTCTGTAAAGATTTAGAGCAATATCATTATGAGGGATTGTACCACCGGTCATGGCGAAAACTTCGCCGTTGATGTATTCATAGCGAATATCCTGGTCAAGTTCCCATGAGAGATATTCCTCTATGGTCATTTTTGCTGGTTGTTGGGGAATGGCTATCATATCAGTTTTTTTAAGTTTGTTTTGATTATAGCAACTACAATTACAACTATTTTTAGGTTATTAAAGGATATTTTTAGGTAAGTTTCGCGCAAAGGTACAAAGGAGCAAAGACGCAAAGTAAGAAAGGATGCGATCGCTCTCATACGAATACTCACAAATTATTAATATTATTTTCACAATTTGCAGTGCAAATAGTCGTTTAAAATAATCCTAGTATTTTCTACGTAGATAGAATTACCTTTTGAAAAAATTAAACATTTTATGACGAATCAAAATAACAAATTGCCTGGTTTTCTATCTGGTTGTTTAGTCTTCATCTTTTGTTTTCCGTTGTGCTTATCTTTTTCTTCTTGGTTTGCTTTTGCTATTGGACCGATGAGTTGTGCTTTACCAAATAGGTGTTCACAGTTGGAAATAAATACCAAAAGCATTATGTCATTAATTGTTTTATTTGGGGGAGGATTTGCGGTTCCCATAATAGTTGCAAGTTCTGTTGGTAAAGTAAGTTCAAGTTTGATAGAGAATACGCAACAATCTAAAAATGAAGATGATATTAATATGCCATAGAATCAATAAATGTTTCGTTGACATTCTATATTATGGATATTTAGTATGATCTGCGTACTCAAAATGGTCGGACTCAGGGGGCTGTTTTTCCGTAAATATTTTACAATAATTCAGGAATATGTTCATTTTCATAGTTTTCAATTAATGCACCAATAACTTCCATAAGCGATGCGAGAGGATGGGTTTCATCTTCACCAATTTGATCAATGAGAGCATCAAGTATGTTAACCAAGTATTCATATTCTGCTTCTGTGTGAGGGACAAAAACATTTTCGGCAATGGATGACCAAGTGGTGATAGTTTGATTGATGTTTAAACTTTGCATTATTCTTTTCTTGAATGTACCTCAAAAGCCAAATCTGCACGGTAAAAACACACATCAAATTCTAAAAAGAAATTCATACGCCCTAGTAATAAAGGTACATCATCAGATAAGCACCACGCAAAAACTAAGCGCACAGGCTCAAATGATCCAATCTGGGCAGATACTAGTAAACCTCTTGCCTCTACTGGTGCTAAATTGCCAGCCAATATCACAGAAGTAGTTTGTTCCTCCCAAATTGCACCTATCTGAATACCTACACTGTATGGGAGAACGTTAACACTTGCGCCAGTATCTAATAAACCAGAAACATCTACTGATGAGTTACGATAAGTGAGTGTTAATGGTAACTTTGGCAGAGCATCGGGAACACCAAAGGTATCATATCCTTCTGTAAAGGAAAATCTTTGAGTTTTAGCCATTTTACTTTTGTTCGTCCGCTTCTAGTAGTTGGGCAAGTTGATGTGCGGCTGCATGGGAATTAAGCGGTGATAAAATAGAATAGGTTGCTCCCTGTTCTAATGATGGTTCTTCATCTCTAGATAATTCGGAAACTAGAAACTGCATTACTTTTAGTTTGTCTGCACGATTTAGATTTCGCAGGGTAGGAAATAGTTCTATGGCGTTCATAATTGTCATGGTAGAGAGAATTTTATATTTCTATTTTTCCACAAGTTTCATGATTGTGCGATCGCTCTTGGGGATTTAGAAAAGTGCGATCGCTATTTGCGACTACCCTAAATGACAGTTTACTCAGTAAGCAAACTTAGTCCAAATATCCAGGCAGGTGGGTTATTACTGGTATAGTCACCTCTAAAGATACCTGTGATGGGAGATTCGACGGGTCCAAACACAACTTTCCATGTTTTGTTTAAACGAGCTGAGAATACTTTTATAATATGAAGATTACAGGACATAGGTATGTCCATATAGGCATCATAGCCATTAAATTTTTCGGGATAGACACGGAGAAGATATGTTTCTTGAGTGACTTTTTGACCATCAATAGTTTCAAGTTCAATTTCCTCATACCAATAGTCTCGTTCTTGAGGATGATGAGTTGCAGAATTGAAAAGCCTATTTTCCTCCATACGAATTTCTTCTACTACATCTTCATCTGCACCATATAAATCTAGTAAGCGCGAGAAGGATATAATATGGAATGAACATCCCTCTGTTTCTCGCCTAAATTCAATACCCGTGAATGAAATTAATAGCCTACAAATAATTACTAATATTAATTCTGCAAATATTAAGGCATAAAAATAACTTCAGTTTAGTCTAAACTCCAGGCAAAATGTATCTAAAATTATATGATCATGAGATTTTTCTTGAATTTATAAATCATCAATCTTGTCAATTATTTGAAATCAAATTTAAAAAATCATAAATGTGTCATTTTTTTCGTCGAGAATTTTTATTCCTGCTCCAAAATGAGTAGCCTGATAGTATATATTGACAAAATATGAAAGAATATTTAAGCTTTATAAGAGTTTATTTCAAGTCATCCTTGACAGTTTTGTATGGGAATTCAAAAAGAACATCATCAGATGCTTACTCAGTTTACGACAGAATATGATCTGCAACCAATTGCAAAACATTTATCAACTATTATCAAAGAATCTTTGGCGAGTGTTTCATCAAGTAAATGTCGTCAAGGAACGATTCTAGTACCAACGTTTGTCATTTGGTTTGTAATTCTCTCCACTATCCGTCGTGATTTAAGTTATTTAGGAATAATGGATTGGATGATATCAGGATTGAGGTGGTTATCCTGTTGTCTACCAAAACAACTTATTTCTGAAGGTGCTATGAGTCATGCCAGAGTTCGTATAGGATTAACAGTTTTTCAACTAATATTTAAAAAACTCACTTCTAGTTTGACAACATTGAAATATGACTTTCATAAATGGACTACAGTAATATTTGATGGTTCCACAGGTACGACACCTGATACTGAAAGTAATCGTGATAAATTTGGGAAGTCTAAATGTGGTCGAGGAGAAAGTGCTTTTCCCATGCTGAGAATAGTCACATTAATATCAGCATCAACACGCCTGATCCTAGATTTTACCTATGGTTCGAGCCAAGGTAAAGGAACTGGTGAAAGGACTTTAATGACTAAATTACTGGCACAATTTAACCAGAAAAACTTATTATTTTTATTAGATGCTGGTTTATATTCCTTTGCAACTATTTTTAGTATTCGTACAAAAGAATGCGACTTTTTACTTAGGGTAGCTTCTAATGTTAAACTACCTGTTATCTCTGATTCTCGTTTGCCAGATGGATACATGGCTAGATATCCAGATGGAAGTTATTTATCAGAAATTAATGGCAAAATTCTCAATTTAGAAAAATCTACAGAATCGCATAAACAATGGAATCAGGAAAGTATCATTGTCCGAGTTATTGAATATCAAATTCCTGGTTTTCTCCCTCGTCGTTTAGTTACTAGTATTATTGACCCTAATATTTCTGCCAAAGAATTAATTATTCACTATCATTGCAGATGGGAGGTGGAAATTAGTTTCTGTGAAATAAAAACACATCAATGTGCTACGCTCAAAGGACAAATGCCCACTATTTTTCGGAGCAAAACATCTGAATTAGTCGAACAAGAACTTTATGCTATGTTAATTGCTTATAATCTACTCCGCGATTTAATTTACCAATCTGCTAACGAATATAATAAAAATCCTTTACTCCTTAGTTTTCTTGAATCTTTGCAACTAGTTATAGATTTAGTACAACTCATCAGCCATTCATCCTTAAAATTACGAGAAATTCAACATCAATATTTATTATCATTAATTTCCCAGTCTGAAATTGATCGCCCCCGACGAAAACGTATTAATCCCCGTGTTGTCAAAATTAAAATGTCCAAATTCAAGCGCAAAAACTCTTCCCATAAATCTGAAATCAGAGATATAGAAAAAGACTTGAAAATCCTTCCCCCACAAGCAGTTTGACAATTTCATTCACGGGTATTGCGCCTAAATTCATCTACAAGTTCATATCTCGGATATAAAGCTTTTTTCTCGGATCTATAAAACCAATCATGCTTCTCTTCGCCTGAAACAAAGATAACGTGGCTTTTATTCGATTTTCCAATTTCTAATATCGTCAGCCAGATTAGAAGATCACCAATTCCTAAGTCTGGCTTACCTCCATCCTTATAACCCGGTGGATTTTTATGCAATATGAGGTTTTTCAAATCTTCTTTGACTTTATTTTGATCAATTTCTGGCTCTATAATTACACTTTTATTAAAAATTTCAGCGTAAATTAAACTAACTGGATCATTCCAAGTCCACCCACTAATATGATCTATTACAGAGCTAATAGCTTTCGTGTATTTTTTAATAAGTTCATTAATTTCTTTTTCAATCTCAAGAGTTTCTTTATATGCTTCTAATGACTCAAGAAGTGGGTACTTTCCTATATCAAATTT is a window encoding:
- a CDS encoding Uma2 family endonuclease translates to MIAIPQQPAKMTIEEYLSWELDQDIRYEYINGEVFAMTGGTIPHNDIALNLYRPLYSHLRPRGCRVNVSDVKVQVTPKSPYFYPDLIVSCHPDDLNARKFIQNPKLIVEVLSPGTSNKDRGEKFRYYLTMPSLQEYILIDSEKISVERYCRGEGRMWLYYPYTTGDIITLSSIEFEFPIEILYDGVGLEIET
- a CDS encoding PIN domain-containing protein: MSPNQGKSEQSEVDIFIANRIFPDATSLFANVLKPVEDIKDNAIIVLDTNTLLVPYTTGTNSLNQIQKIYRELVQNNRLIIPAQAAREFVKNRPTKIAEVYQQLTRKNSSQHKFDIGKYPLLESLEAYKETLEIEKEINELIKKYTKAISSVIDHISGWTWNDPVSLIYAEIFNKSVIIEPEIDQNKVKEDLKNLILHKNPPGYKDGGKPDLGIGDLLIWLTILEIGKSNKSHVIFVSGEEKHDWFYRSEKKALYPRYELVDEFRRNTRE
- a CDS encoding IS4 family transposase, encoding MGIQKEHHQMLTQFTTEYDLQPIAKHLSTIIKESLASVSSSKCRQGTILVPTFVIWFVILSTIRRDLSYLGIMDWMISGLRWLSCCLPKQLISEGAMSHARVRIGLTVFQLIFKKLTSSLTTLKYDFHKWTTVIFDGSTGTTPDTESNRDKFGKSKCGRGESAFPMLRIVTLISASTRLILDFTYGSSQGKGTGERTLMTKLLAQFNQKNLLFLLDAGLYSFATIFSIRTKECDFLLRVASNVKLPVISDSRLPDGYMARYPDGSYLSEINGKILNLEKSTESHKQWNQESIIVRVIEYQIPGFLPRRLVTSIIDPNISAKELIIHYHCRWEVEISFCEIKTHQCATLKGQMPTIFRSKTSELVEQELYAMLIAYNLLRDLIYQSANEYNKNPLLLSFLESLQLVIDLVQLISHSSLKLREIQHQYLLSLISQSEIDRPRRKRINPRVVKIKMSKFKRKNSSHKSEIRDIEKDLKILPPQAV
- a CDS encoding retroviral-like aspartic protease, translated to MAKTQRFSFTEGYDTFGVPDALPKLPLTLTYRNSSVDVSGLLDTGASVNVLPYSVGIQIGAIWEEQTTSVILAGNLAPVEARGLLVSAQIGSFEPVRLVFAWCLSDDVPLLLGRMNFFLEFDVCFYRADLAFEVHSRKE